In the genome of Desulfovibrio desulfuricans, one region contains:
- the urtE gene encoding urea ABC transporter ATP-binding subunit UrtE: protein MLHITGLNQYYGESHILRDVNLEVKAGSCACLMGRNGVGKTTLLQCIMGVLPARSGHILLEGTDLLPLPVERRAALGIGYVPQGRQIFPLLTVRENMELSLPMRKDKAGAIPQFIFDFFPVLGEMMHRRGGDLSGGQQQQLAIARALTLEPRLLILDEPTEGIQPNIVRDIATTIRRLNEEMGLTVLLVEQKVPFARRMADTYMIMDRGHIVSQGGMHGLDDATVKAFLSV, encoded by the coding sequence ATGCTGCATATAACAGGTCTCAATCAGTATTATGGCGAAAGCCACATCCTGCGCGACGTCAACCTTGAGGTAAAGGCCGGTTCGTGCGCCTGCCTCATGGGACGAAACGGCGTGGGCAAAACCACCTTGCTTCAGTGCATCATGGGCGTGCTGCCGGCGCGCTCCGGTCATATTCTCCTTGAAGGAACGGACTTGCTTCCTCTGCCTGTGGAGCGCCGCGCGGCCCTGGGCATCGGTTATGTGCCGCAGGGCCGCCAAATCTTCCCCCTGCTGACCGTACGTGAAAACATGGAACTTTCCCTGCCCATGCGCAAGGACAAGGCCGGGGCCATTCCTCAGTTCATCTTTGACTTTTTCCCCGTGCTGGGCGAAATGATGCATCGGAGGGGCGGCGATCTTTCCGGCGGGCAGCAGCAACAGCTTGCCATTGCCCGGGCGCTCACACTGGAGCCGCGCCTGCTCATTCTGGACGAACCAACCGAGGGCATTCAGCCCAACATTGTGCGCGACATCGCCACAACCATTCGCAGACTCAACGAAGAAATGGGCCTCACAGTGCTGCTGGTGGAGCAGAAAGTGCCTTTTGCCCGCCGCATGGCAGATACCTATATGATTATGGATCGCGGCCACATCGTTTCACAGGGGGGCATGCACGGCCTGGACGATGCCACTGTCAAAGCCTTTCTGAGCGTCTGA
- a CDS encoding urease accessory protein UreF, with product MAELAAGLATDPASEQTPPTRALAGGTCLAQQVQQCAPHGQAKDAAGQTGPHAGRSCSRTAWNGPQFGLTALLYLAGQSLPVGGFAWSQGLAAAVERGLAGTAEGVRRWLWGVLRLGLARNDLPLLLRMHAAASSEDAVALARWNALMLAGRESRELWQEEIQMGRALRRILHDQDMLPHWPLPDNAGYTACFAVAAVMLDQHARSMEPFSDPAAQQRAGMDAACAYVWSWLQNQVAVACKTVPLGQTAAQKLLLEFMPAVPQLVAQAAALPDDDIGSSLPGLALCSAGHERQYTRLFRS from the coding sequence ATGGCTGAATTGGCTGCCGGACTGGCGACTGACCCGGCATCCGAGCAAACGCCCCCCACAAGGGCGCTGGCAGGTGGAACCTGCCTTGCTCAACAAGTACAACAGTGCGCGCCGCATGGGCAGGCGAAGGACGCCGCAGGACAAACCGGGCCGCATGCTGGCCGTAGCTGTAGCCGCACTGCATGGAATGGGCCGCAGTTTGGCCTGACAGCCTTGCTCTATCTGGCGGGGCAATCCCTGCCCGTGGGCGGCTTTGCCTGGTCGCAGGGCCTGGCCGCCGCAGTGGAGCGGGGGCTCGCAGGCACGGCGGAAGGCGTGCGCCGCTGGCTTTGGGGCGTGCTGCGCCTTGGCCTTGCACGCAACGACCTGCCGCTGCTGCTGCGCATGCACGCGGCGGCAAGCAGTGAGGATGCCGTTGCGCTCGCCCGCTGGAACGCCCTTATGCTTGCCGGACGCGAAAGCCGCGAACTGTGGCAGGAAGAAATCCAGATGGGACGCGCCTTGCGCCGCATTTTGCACGATCAGGACATGCTGCCGCACTGGCCTCTGCCAGACAACGCGGGGTACACGGCCTGTTTTGCTGTTGCCGCCGTCATGCTCGACCAGCACGCCCGCAGCATGGAGCCTTTTAGCGACCCTGCCGCGCAACAGCGCGCCGGGATGGATGCGGCCTGCGCCTATGTGTGGAGCTGGCTGCAAAATCAGGTGGCCGTGGCCTGCAAAACGGTACCTCTGGGCCAGACCGCCGCACAAAAACTGTTGCTGGAGTTCATGCCTGCCGTGCCGCAACTGGTGGCGCAGGCAGCGGCCCTGCCCGATGACGACATCGGCTCCAGCCTCCCCGGCCTTGCCCTGTGCAGCGCCGGACACGAACGACAATACACCCGACTTTTCAGGAGTTGA
- the ureC gene encoding urease subunit alpha, giving the protein MIRIPRSQYAELYGPTTGDRIRLADTELWIEIERDHTVYGDEVCFGGGKVIRDGMGQSQISNADGAMDTVITNAVIMDAALGIIKADLGIRDGRIAAIGKAGNPDVQPDVDVIIGPGTEIIAGEGCLLTAGGMDSHIHFICPQQVEEALASGITTMLGGGTGPATGTNATTCTPGPWHLERMLAATDALPMNFGFLGKGNAAMPEALREQLEAGACGLKLHEDWGTTPAAIDTCLTVADEYDVQVAIHTDTLNEAGFVEDTLAAFRGRTIHTYHTEGAGGGHAPDILRACSLPNVLPSSTNPTRPYTVNTVDEHLDMLMVCHHLNPSLPEDAAFADSRIRRETIAAEDILQDMGVISMISSDSQAMGRVGEVITRAWQTAHKMKVQRGPLPEDRGRGNDNFRVRRYLAKYTCNPAVTHGLSHAIGAVAPGLLADLVLWKPAFFGVKPSLVIKGGQIAAAPMGDANASIPTPQPMHYRPMFGALGQAAAAASLSFVSRAFMENGGEGRLRELGLLRGLSSCRGTRTLCKSDLLLNSATPAIAVNPQTYEVRADGEILTCAPAEVLPLAQRYFLF; this is encoded by the coding sequence ATGATCCGCATCCCCAGAAGCCAGTATGCCGAACTCTACGGCCCCACAACGGGCGACCGCATCCGCCTTGCGGACACGGAACTGTGGATAGAAATTGAGCGCGACCACACCGTCTATGGCGATGAAGTCTGCTTTGGCGGCGGCAAGGTCATTCGCGACGGCATGGGCCAGAGCCAGATCAGCAATGCTGACGGCGCTATGGACACAGTCATCACCAATGCCGTCATCATGGATGCGGCGCTGGGCATCATCAAGGCCGATCTTGGCATACGCGACGGGCGCATTGCCGCCATCGGCAAGGCTGGCAACCCCGATGTGCAGCCCGATGTGGACGTGATCATCGGCCCCGGCACGGAGATTATTGCGGGCGAAGGCTGCCTGCTCACCGCTGGCGGCATGGACTCGCACATCCATTTTATCTGCCCGCAACAGGTGGAAGAAGCCCTTGCCAGCGGCATTACCACCATGCTTGGCGGCGGCACCGGCCCTGCCACGGGCACCAACGCCACCACCTGCACCCCCGGCCCCTGGCATCTGGAACGCATGCTGGCCGCCACAGACGCGCTGCCCATGAACTTTGGCTTTTTGGGCAAGGGCAATGCCGCCATGCCCGAGGCCCTGCGCGAGCAGCTCGAGGCGGGCGCTTGCGGCCTGAAACTGCACGAAGACTGGGGCACAACCCCGGCTGCCATCGACACCTGCCTTACCGTGGCTGACGAATACGATGTGCAGGTCGCCATCCATACCGACACGCTCAATGAGGCGGGCTTTGTGGAAGACACGCTGGCCGCGTTCCGTGGCCGCACCATCCACACCTACCACACGGAAGGCGCAGGCGGCGGCCATGCTCCCGACATTCTGCGCGCCTGCTCCCTGCCCAACGTGCTGCCCTCGTCCACCAATCCCACCCGGCCCTATACCGTGAACACCGTGGACGAGCATCTGGACATGCTCATGGTTTGCCACCACCTCAACCCCTCCCTGCCAGAGGACGCGGCCTTTGCCGATTCGCGCATCCGGCGCGAAACCATTGCCGCGGAGGATATCTTGCAGGATATGGGCGTAATCTCCATGATTTCCTCAGACTCGCAGGCCATGGGCCGCGTGGGCGAGGTCATCACCCGCGCGTGGCAGACCGCCCACAAGATGAAGGTGCAGCGCGGCCCCCTGCCCGAAGACCGGGGGCGCGGCAACGACAACTTCCGGGTGCGCCGGTATCTGGCCAAGTACACCTGCAACCCTGCCGTGACCCACGGCCTTTCCCACGCCATTGGCGCAGTGGCCCCCGGCCTTCTGGCCGACCTCGTGTTGTGGAAGCCCGCCTTCTTTGGGGTCAAACCCTCGCTGGTCATCAAGGGCGGGCAGATAGCCGCCGCGCCCATGGGCGATGCCAACGCCTCCATCCCCACGCCGCAACCCATGCACTATCGGCCCATGTTTGGCGCGCTGGGGCAGGCTGCGGCTGCCGCCAGCCTGAGCTTTGTTTCGCGCGCCTTCATGGAAAACGGCGGCGAGGGACGGTTGCGGGAGCTGGGCCTGCTGCGCGGGCTTTCCTCCTGCCGGGGTACGCGCACCCTGTGCAAGAGCGACCTCTTGCTCAACAGCGCCACCCCGGCCATTGCCGTGAACCCGCAAACCTATGAAGTCCGCGCTGACGGCGAAATACTCACCTGCGCTCCGGCGGAAGTGCTGCCGCTGGCGCAACGGTATTTTTTGTTCTAG
- a CDS encoding urease accessory protein UreD: protein MSANPASPAGNLHGHCFTPDRRWSARMELDFAVRQGRTTLTKMQFSGPLRVQRPFYPEAAPTNAPGRAQASQPCHCCLLHPPGGLVSGDDLSLSVRLEQGAHALLTAPSASKFYAADAHNVAQRQTTDLNVAGGMLEWLPRETIIYDGARAEMRTSVELDNTSACIGWEMICLGRPAANESFTHGSVRQSLILTREGLPLLHEVLRFEGGDALQKCACGLGDQAVSATLFAVGRGADDGQDLAALEACCTTLQNMLSPNRDFDDAPDGPPDDASGGQSPAASDIPVQARPVPLSAHMGERAGATVRGGVLVVRYLGPDMEEARNLLLTAWNLLRPELTGCPPHMPRIWYGAF, encoded by the coding sequence ATGTCTGCCAACCCCGCAAGCCCTGCCGGCAATCTCCACGGTCACTGCTTTACGCCTGACCGCCGCTGGAGCGCGCGCATGGAGCTGGATTTTGCGGTGCGGCAGGGGCGCACCACGCTGACAAAAATGCAGTTCAGCGGGCCTTTGCGCGTGCAGCGGCCCTTCTATCCCGAAGCCGCGCCCACCAATGCGCCGGGCCGGGCGCAGGCATCCCAGCCCTGCCATTGCTGCCTGCTGCACCCGCCCGGTGGCCTTGTGAGCGGTGATGATCTGAGCCTTAGCGTGCGGCTGGAGCAAGGCGCGCACGCACTGCTCACCGCACCTTCTGCCTCCAAATTCTACGCTGCGGATGCGCATAACGTCGCCCAGCGCCAGACCACAGACCTGAACGTTGCGGGCGGCATGCTGGAATGGCTGCCGCGTGAAACCATCATCTATGACGGCGCGCGGGCCGAAATGCGCACATCGGTGGAGCTGGACAATACCAGTGCCTGCATCGGCTGGGAAATGATCTGCCTTGGCCGCCCTGCCGCCAACGAGAGCTTTACCCACGGCAGTGTACGCCAAAGCCTCATACTCACTCGCGAGGGGCTACCCCTGCTGCATGAGGTGCTGCGCTTTGAAGGCGGCGATGCCCTGCAAAAATGCGCCTGTGGTCTGGGTGATCAGGCGGTCTCCGCCACCCTCTTTGCCGTGGGACGCGGAGCGGATGACGGGCAAGACCTTGCCGCGCTGGAAGCATGCTGCACCACGCTGCAAAACATGCTCTCGCCCAACCGCGATTTTGATGATGCGCCAGATGGCCCTCCCGATGATGCATCAGGAGGGCAAAGCCCCGCTGCAAGCGATATTCCCGTCCAGGCCAGGCCCGTTCCCCTGTCTGCCCACATGGGGGAACGGGCCGGAGCCACCGTGCGCGGAGGGGTGCTTGTGGTGCGCTATCTGGGGCCGGATATGGAAGAAGCGCGCAACCTGCTGCTGACAGCCTGGAACCTGCTGCGGCCAGAGCTGACAGGCTGCCCGCCGCACATGCCGCGCATCTGGTACGGAGCTTTTTAG
- the urtC gene encoding urea ABC transporter permease subunit UrtC, whose translation MATDIFERERLLNAPTRNFLAITALLSLAVVAGSLLPAGSALHVPGYMVTLLGKYLTYSLLALSVDLVWGFMGVLSLGHGAFFALGGYGFGMYLMRQIGARGVYGNANLPDFMVFLNWKELPWFWQGSEYFVVALLLVVLLPGLLAYVFGRLAFGSRVSGVYFSIMSQAMTYALLLAFFRNEMGFGGNNGLTDFKTLLGFELQTDGMRTTLFACSAVALMAGYLLCRAVTASRLGRVCVAVRDAESRVRFIGYRVERYQVAVFTLSAILAGIGGALYVPQVGIINPGEFSPLNSIEIVVWVALGGRGRLYGAVLGAFAVNAFKTWFTAVMPEAWLFALGGMFVLVTIFLPQGLAGLPEQWRNRAIRGAASDAPADSANEGGAA comes from the coding sequence ATGGCGACCGATATCTTTGAACGCGAAAGGCTGCTCAACGCGCCTACCCGCAACTTTCTGGCTATCACCGCCCTGCTGTCGCTGGCTGTGGTTGCAGGCAGCCTGCTGCCTGCAGGCAGCGCCCTGCATGTGCCGGGCTACATGGTCACCCTGCTGGGCAAATACCTGACATATTCATTGCTGGCACTTTCCGTTGATCTGGTCTGGGGTTTCATGGGCGTGCTCAGCCTTGGGCACGGCGCGTTTTTCGCCCTTGGGGGCTACGGCTTTGGCATGTACCTCATGCGGCAGATAGGCGCGCGCGGCGTATACGGCAATGCCAACCTGCCGGACTTCATGGTTTTTCTGAACTGGAAAGAACTGCCATGGTTCTGGCAGGGCAGCGAATACTTTGTGGTGGCACTGCTGCTGGTGGTGCTGCTGCCCGGCCTGCTGGCCTATGTGTTTGGCAGGCTGGCCTTTGGTTCGCGGGTTTCGGGCGTGTATTTCTCCATTATGAGTCAGGCCATGACCTACGCCCTCCTGCTGGCCTTTTTCCGCAACGAGATGGGCTTTGGCGGCAACAACGGTCTCACGGACTTCAAGACCCTGCTGGGCTTTGAATTGCAGACAGACGGCATGCGTACAACCCTGTTTGCCTGCTCCGCCGTGGCGCTCATGGCTGGCTACCTCCTGTGCCGGGCCGTGACGGCGTCGCGCCTTGGGCGCGTGTGCGTTGCCGTGCGCGATGCGGAAAGCCGCGTGCGCTTTATCGGCTACAGGGTGGAGCGGTATCAGGTGGCGGTGTTCACGCTTTCCGCCATTCTGGCGGGTATCGGCGGCGCGCTGTATGTGCCGCAGGTGGGCATCATCAACCCTGGTGAATTTTCGCCCCTCAACTCCATTGAAATTGTGGTCTGGGTGGCGCTGGGCGGCCGTGGGCGGCTTTACGGCGCTGTGCTTGGCGCGTTTGCCGTTAATGCCTTCAAAACGTGGTTTACGGCGGTCATGCCCGAGGCATGGCTGTTTGCCCTTGGTGGCATGTTTGTGCTGGTGACCATCTTTCTGCCGCAGGGCCTCGCGGGCTTGCCCGAGCAGTGGCGCAACCGCGCAATACGCGGCGCGGCGTCAGATGCCCCTGCCGATTCCGCCAATGAAGGAGGCGCAGCATGA
- the urtB gene encoding urea ABC transporter permease subunit UrtB has product MRTALLLCCLIIFSLPPAVLASGPEPDGNAGGAVSTPSASPVQTSPSNLPADLLKALVSPKVADRDAAIAALEKDDSSLAAPLREKLLEALLRNTLLADAAAGALFVSDDAGQARPLDAKGELGAAQSADALRKVGTSNRQRQRITDILNAQALTSTDTAKRRQASAALMDSATPPLKAEALNKLLTGEKDEAVRGNLNAALALYVAADPAAVRSDQLAAVKALNSNGSPAALSALRTLAASSDAAVAKAADDALYSQRVSAQWAQFFEMLFFGTSLGSILVLAAIGLAITFGVMGVINMAHGELIMLGAYTAWGMQQLLPGQPGLALILAVPAAFLVSGGTGVLLEKTVIRFLYGRPLETLLATFGISLVLQQAVRTMFSPLNRAVQNPEFMSGVWQITQHFSLTCNRVYIILFCLGVFALIHVAMHRTRLGLEVRAVSQNRAIARCMGVRASRVDALTFGLGSGVAGMAGVALSQVSNVGPNLGQTYIVDSFMVVVFGGVGNLWGTLTGGLALGIANKFLEPASGAMLSKIIILVCLILFIQKRPRGLFPQKGRAVEA; this is encoded by the coding sequence CGGAACCGGACGGGAATGCCGGGGGCGCGGTTTCGACTCCTTCCGCGTCCCCGGTGCAAACTTCGCCATCCAATCTTCCAGCCGATCTGCTCAAGGCTCTGGTGAGCCCCAAGGTAGCGGACAGGGATGCGGCCATTGCCGCGCTGGAAAAGGATGACAGCAGCCTTGCCGCGCCACTGCGCGAAAAACTGCTGGAAGCCCTGCTGCGCAATACCCTGCTGGCCGATGCCGCCGCAGGAGCGCTCTTTGTGAGCGATGATGCAGGTCAGGCGCGGCCCCTTGACGCCAAGGGCGAACTTGGCGCGGCGCAGAGCGCCGATGCCCTGCGCAAGGTGGGCACAAGCAACCGCCAGCGCCAGCGCATTACGGATATCCTCAACGCTCAGGCCCTTACCTCCACAGACACGGCCAAGCGCCGTCAGGCTTCGGCAGCCCTCATGGACAGCGCCACCCCGCCCCTCAAGGCAGAGGCGCTGAACAAACTGCTGACAGGAGAAAAGGACGAAGCCGTGCGCGGCAACCTCAACGCAGCTCTTGCCCTGTACGTGGCGGCTGATCCTGCCGCCGTGCGCTCAGACCAGCTTGCCGCCGTCAAGGCCCTGAACAGCAACGGCAGCCCGGCAGCCCTCAGCGCCCTGCGCACCCTTGCCGCATCATCCGACGCGGCTGTGGCCAAGGCGGCGGACGATGCCCTCTATTCCCAGCGCGTTTCCGCCCAGTGGGCGCAGTTTTTTGAAATGCTCTTTTTTGGAACGAGTCTGGGATCCATTCTTGTACTAGCCGCCATTGGCCTTGCCATCACCTTTGGCGTCATGGGCGTTATCAACATGGCTCACGGCGAACTGATCATGCTTGGGGCCTATACGGCCTGGGGCATGCAGCAGCTCTTGCCGGGCCAGCCTGGTCTTGCGCTCATTCTGGCCGTGCCCGCCGCCTTTCTGGTGAGCGGCGGCACAGGCGTGCTGCTTGAAAAGACTGTTATCCGCTTTCTCTACGGCCGTCCGCTGGAAACCCTGCTGGCGACATTCGGCATCAGCCTTGTGCTGCAACAGGCCGTGCGTACCATGTTTTCGCCCCTCAACCGCGCCGTGCAGAACCCGGAATTCATGAGCGGCGTGTGGCAGATAACCCAGCATTTCAGCCTGACCTGCAACCGTGTGTACATCATCCTGTTCTGCCTTGGCGTATTCGCCCTCATCCATGTGGCCATGCACCGCACCCGGCTGGGGCTTGAAGTGCGCGCCGTATCGCAAAACAGGGCCATTGCCCGCTGCATGGGCGTACGCGCCTCGCGCGTGGACGCGCTGACATTCGGCCTTGGCTCCGGCGTGGCTGGCATGGCTGGCGTGGCCTTGAGCCAGGTTTCCAACGTTGGCCCCAATCTGGGCCAGACCTACATTGTGGATTCCTTCATGGTCGTGGTGTTTGGCGGCGTGGGCAACCTCTGGGGCACGCTGACGGGCGGGCTGGCCCTGGGCATTGCCAACAAGTTTCTGGAGCCTGCCAGCGGCGCCATGCTCTCCAAGATCATCATTCTGGTCTGCCTTATCCTGTTCATCCAGAAGCGCCCGCGCGGCTTGTTTCCGCAAAAGGGCCGCGCGGTGGAGGCGTAA
- the urtD gene encoding urea ABC transporter ATP-binding protein UrtD, with translation MKTQQDILHGRSLEDVAEAARAYEETHAPFDKRPMKMRARPPRRMMSKPDIALYMEKISVSFDGFKALNDLTFYVDKGELRCVIGPNGAGKTTMMDVITGKTRPDAGSAWFGRTCNLLQMDEVAIAQAGIGRKFQKPSVFEALSVLQNLELALAGDKRVWPTFRARLSADNRVFIEEVLHRIRLTELARLQAGKLSHGQKQWLEIGMLLMQKPQLLLLDEPVAGMTPEEMDRTIELLHDLEGEQSIMVVEHDMEFVRAIAHKVTVLHQGSVLAEGTMDEMQNHPAVVEAYLGEPLGAA, from the coding sequence ATGAAGACCCAGCAGGATATCTTGCATGGGCGCAGCCTTGAGGACGTGGCAGAAGCCGCCCGCGCCTACGAAGAAACGCACGCCCCCTTTGACAAGCGCCCCATGAAGATGCGTGCCCGGCCCCCGCGCCGCATGATGTCCAAGCCAGACATCGCGCTGTATATGGAAAAAATCAGCGTGAGCTTTGACGGCTTCAAGGCGCTCAACGACCTGACCTTCTATGTGGACAAGGGCGAACTGCGCTGCGTCATCGGCCCCAACGGCGCGGGCAAGACCACCATGATGGACGTGATCACCGGCAAAACCCGGCCCGACGCTGGTTCCGCATGGTTTGGGCGCACCTGCAACCTGCTGCAAATGGATGAAGTCGCCATCGCCCAGGCTGGCATTGGCCGCAAATTCCAGAAGCCCTCGGTGTTCGAGGCCCTGAGCGTACTGCAAAATCTGGAACTGGCGCTGGCTGGCGACAAGCGGGTATGGCCCACATTCCGCGCGCGGCTCTCTGCCGACAACAGGGTCTTTATCGAAGAAGTGCTGCACCGCATCCGCCTGACGGAACTGGCCCGCTTGCAGGCGGGCAAGCTTTCGCACGGGCAGAAGCAGTGGCTTGAAATCGGCATGCTGCTCATGCAGAAGCCCCAGCTTCTGCTTCTGGACGAACCCGTGGCGGGCATGACGCCTGAGGAAATGGATCGCACCATCGAACTGCTGCACGACCTTGAGGGCGAGCAGAGCATCATGGTGGTGGAACACGACATGGAATTTGTGCGGGCCATTGCCCACAAGGTCACGGTGCTGCATCAGGGCAGCGTGCTGGCCGAGGGCACCATGGACGAAATGCAGAACCACCCCGCTGTGGTGGAGGCCTATCTGGGCGAACCGCTGGGCGCGGCCTAG
- the ureG gene encoding urease accessory protein UreG — MTNRPCLRVGVGGPVGSGKTALLRHLCMRLRKHYNMAVVTNDIYTREDAEFLLRHNALEADRIIGVETGGCPHTAIREDASMNIQAIEELQARHPGLELVLVESGGDNLSATFSPELADLTIYVIDVSGGDKIPRKGGPGITKSDLLIINKVDLAPMVHASLDVMERDTRRMRGERPYVLTEMLSGAGIEAVIAFIIREGMLRLPDQSV, encoded by the coding sequence ATGACCAATAGACCCTGCCTGCGAGTGGGCGTTGGTGGCCCAGTGGGTTCCGGCAAAACGGCCCTCTTGCGCCACCTGTGCATGCGCCTTCGCAAGCACTACAACATGGCTGTCGTCACCAACGACATTTATACCCGCGAGGATGCGGAATTTCTGCTGCGTCACAACGCCCTTGAGGCCGACCGCATCATCGGCGTTGAAACGGGCGGCTGCCCGCACACTGCCATCCGCGAAGACGCCTCCATGAACATTCAGGCAATTGAAGAGCTTCAGGCCCGCCATCCCGGCCTTGAGCTGGTGCTGGTGGAAAGCGGCGGAGACAACCTCTCCGCCACGTTCAGCCCGGAACTGGCAGACCTCACCATCTATGTCATCGATGTGAGCGGCGGGGACAAAATCCCGCGCAAGGGCGGCCCCGGCATCACCAAGTCCGACCTGCTCATCATCAACAAGGTTGACCTCGCGCCCATGGTGCATGCCTCGCTGGACGTGATGGAGCGCGACACCCGGCGCATGCGCGGCGAACGCCCCTATGTGCTCACAGAGATGCTTTCCGGCGCAGGCATTGAAGCCGTGATCGCCTTTATCATCCGCGAGGGCATGCTGCGGCTGCCCGACCAGTCAGTATAA
- a CDS encoding urease subunit beta, whose translation MIPGEFHIAEGEITLNALSEGQEVVLEVSNTGDRPIQVGSHYHFFEVNPALTFARESARGMRLDIPAGTAVRFEPGQKREVRLVPYAGARRVFGFRAQIMGALDAEAPREEKA comes from the coding sequence ATGATTCCCGGTGAATTTCATATCGCAGAGGGCGAAATAACCCTTAACGCACTCTCGGAAGGGCAAGAAGTTGTGCTGGAAGTTTCCAATACCGGCGACAGGCCCATTCAGGTTGGTTCGCACTACCATTTTTTTGAGGTAAACCCGGCCCTAACCTTTGCCCGCGAATCCGCGCGCGGCATGCGGCTCGACATACCCGCCGGAACCGCCGTGCGCTTTGAGCCGGGGCAAAAACGCGAGGTGCGCCTTGTGCCCTACGCCGGGGCACGGCGCGTGTTTGGCTTTCGCGCCCAGATCATGGGGGCGCTTGATGCCGAAGCCCCCAGGGAGGAAAAAGCATGA
- the ureA gene encoding urease subunit gamma, with translation MELLPREKDKLLLFTAGLLAERRKARGLKLNYPEAVAYISLAVLEGARDGQSVAELMGSCRNLLTREDVMDGVPEMVHEVQVEATFPDGTKLVTVHDPIL, from the coding sequence ATGGAACTTCTGCCCAGAGAAAAAGACAAGCTGCTGCTTTTCACCGCCGGGCTGCTGGCAGAGAGGCGCAAGGCGCGCGGCCTCAAGCTCAATTACCCCGAGGCTGTTGCCTACATCAGCCTGGCTGTGCTTGAAGGCGCGCGCGACGGGCAAAGCGTGGCCGAGCTTATGGGTTCGTGCCGCAACCTGCTCACGCGCGAGGACGTCATGGACGGCGTCCCCGAGATGGTCCACGAAGTGCAGGTGGAGGCCACCTTTCCTGACGGCACCAAGCTTGTGACCGTGCACGATCCCATTCTGTAA
- the ureE gene encoding urease accessory protein UreE has translation MLEFTENMGQRTNLEPTATLTLTWEQRGKCRQRLRLDSGEEAGLFLTRGQVLREGDILRAGDVLAIVRNGAEPVVTGIAPNWETLARACYHLGNRHAALQLGHKWLRFMPDHVLEELAENLGLRLRRENLPFVPEGGAYGGHGHSHG, from the coding sequence ATGCTGGAATTTACCGAAAACATGGGGCAGCGCACCAATCTGGAGCCTACGGCCACCCTCACCCTGACCTGGGAGCAGCGCGGCAAATGCCGTCAGCGGCTGCGGCTGGACAGCGGCGAAGAAGCGGGCCTGTTTCTCACGCGCGGGCAGGTTCTGCGCGAGGGCGATATTTTGCGCGCCGGGGACGTACTGGCAATTGTGCGCAACGGCGCGGAACCCGTGGTGACGGGCATTGCCCCCAACTGGGAAACCCTGGCCCGCGCCTGCTATCACCTTGGCAACCGCCACGCCGCCTTGCAGCTTGGGCACAAGTGGCTGCGCTTCATGCCCGACCACGTGCTTGAAGAACTGGCGGAAAATCTGGGTCTGCGGCTGCGGCGTGAAAACCTGCCCTTTGTGCCCGAGGGCGGAGCCTACGGCGGTCACGGTCACAGTCATGGCTGA